Within Candidatus Methylomirabilota bacterium, the genomic segment TACGACGACTGCGAGGGCGATCTGCTCGAGGGGATCCGGCGCCTCGTCGGGCCGGCGGTGCCGGTCGGCGCCGAGCTCGATCCCCACTGTCACGTGACGCCGCTCATGGTCGAGGCGGCCACCGCGCTCGTCCTCTACAAGGAGTTCCCCCACACCGACTTCGCCGAGCGGGCCGCCGACCTCTTCACCCTCGTCACCGACGCCGCCCGGAGGGCGACGCGCCCGCACATGGCGCTGTGGGACTGCCGGATGATCGGGAGCTACTTCACCACGCTCCAGCCGATGAAGGGCTTCGTGGACCACGTCAAGGCCCTGGAAGGAACGCGCGGGGTCCTGTCGATCTCGCCGGTCCACGGCTTCCCGTACGGCGACGTGCCGGGCAACGGCACCAAGGTGCTGGTGATCACCGACGACCGGCCCGACGAGGGCGCGACCCTGGCCCGGGAGCTCGGACTCCAGTGGATCGCCCTCCGGGGGCGGACCCACCCCGAGATGCTGACCGTGGCCCGGGCCGTCGACCGGGCCCGACGCGTGGCGGGCCGACCGGTGGTGATGGCCGACGTCGCCGACAACCCCGGCGGCGGGTTCGCGGGCGACAGCACCGTCGTCCTCCGAGAGCTGCGGGACCTCGGGGTCACCGATGCCGCCTTCGCCACCATCTGGGATCCCATCGCCGTGTCACTGGCCCGGGCGGCCGGCCCCGGGGCCCGGCTGACCATGCGCATCGGGGGCAAGACGGGCGTCCTGTCGGGTGACCCGCTGGACCTCGAGGTCACGGTGACCGCGGTCACCGACGACCTCTATCAGCGCTACGCGGGAGTCGGCAGCAGCCTGGGGCCGGCG encodes:
- a CDS encoding M81 family metallopeptidase codes for the protein MKLFTAGLATESNTFSPIPTGLDDFVVFRGAPPPERPTSFVQPFLVFHRLAAERGWTVASSLGAAAPPAGPTVRRVYEGFRDEILADLRAAMPVDAVLLNLHGAMVADGYDDCEGDLLEGIRRLVGPAVPVGAELDPHCHVTPLMVEAATALVLYKEFPHTDFAERAADLFTLVTDAARRATRPHMALWDCRMIGSYFTTLQPMKGFVDHVKALEGTRGVLSISPVHGFPYGDVPGNGTKVLVITDDRPDEGATLARELGLQWIALRGRTHPEMLTVARAVDRARRVAGRPVVMADVADNPGGGFAGDSTVVLRELRDLGVTDAAFATIWDPIAVSLARAAGPGARLTMRIGGKTGVLSGDPLDLEVTVTAVTDDLYQRYAGVGSSLGPAAALSTGGLEVIVASRRNQVRSPDVFRNLGIDPLAKKLLVVKSTNHFRAEFEKLAAEILYVAPPDVFTNVPFKRIPRPKWPLDPDAFADLPVPA